In one Rutidosis leptorrhynchoides isolate AG116_Rl617_1_P2 chromosome 8, CSIRO_AGI_Rlap_v1, whole genome shotgun sequence genomic region, the following are encoded:
- the LOC139864087 gene encoding uncharacterized protein, protein MACMGFGVKWCKRILACLKLAIISILINGSPTREFSMGRGVRQGDPLSPFLFILAAEGLNILTKAAVNRGLFRGVEIGRDKVVVSHFQYADDTMFLGEWSTTNARNLFKILKCFELSSGLKVNFHKSYLYGVGVDWGDVESLANRMGCQAGKFPFMYLGLPIGARMKKVGDWYPVIEKFKNRLSEWKMRTLSFSGRLVLLKSVFNSIPLYYFALFRAPPCVLKLLESMRRSFFWGGDLEGSKIFIYGIDGGLRLSDGLAHRSASSIWQNIICAGNIIEDFRIPFKASFKKSIGDGSSTSFWNDNWCGTDCLKILFPRLFKLKTDINAYISDRVRVTDNQLRSEAGGVSVPSVPPGLSASANTAFDTPSGTLTVPVTASFSANSLPPGPSDRAKNLPGLAYNGSIRFNWVWLRVPSGRTSNELQELENLLRSISFGFNSQETWKWSLANNGEFTIKKLSYLLNARILGTSCSPSHKTFRNNLVPKKVGIFVWRALRMRIPVRLELDKRGVDLHSVRFPVCDDNLESVDHALVSYSHASDVWNRVYKWWNLGTYSLSCVSDSLQGRTSHSVSSFGKKIWQVFEWICVYYIWKNRNLEVFRKNASIVPVLDNEIQVKSFEWISCRLKGNMIEWLSWLSNPSLYLSL, encoded by the exons ATGGCATGTATGGGGTTTGGTGTTAAATGGTGTAAAAGGATTCTTGCGTGTCTTAAATTGGCTATTATCTCCATTCTTATAAATGGTTCTCCTACTCGCGAATTTAGCATGGGGCGAGGAGTTAGGCAAGGCGACCCGCTCTCCCCTTTCCTCTTTATCCTTGCGGCGGAAGGCTTAAATATTCTTACTAAAGCCGCGGTTAATCGAGGTCTTTTCAGAGGTGTTGAAATTGGAAGAGATAAAGTTGTAGTCTCCCATtttcaatatgcggatgataccatGTTTCTTGGAGAATGGTCTACAACAAATGCCCGTAACCTCTTCAAAATTTTAAAGTGTTTTGAGCTTTCATCGGGTCTTAAAGTTAACTTTCATAAGAGTTATCTTTACGGGGTAGGGGTCGATTGGGGTGATGTTGAATCCTTAGCAAATCGAATGGGATGCCAAGCTGGTAAATTCCCTTTCATGTATCTCGGTCTCCCAATTGGTGCTAGAATGAAAAAAGTTGGTGATTGGTATCCGGTGATTGAAAAGTTTAAAAATAGGCTTTCGGAATGGAAAATGAGGACGTTGTCCTTTAGTGGGAGATTAGTTCTTCTAAAATCGGTGTTCAATAGTATTCCATTGTATTATTTCGCGCTTTTTCGTGCCCCGCCTTGTGTACTTAAGCTTCTTGAGAGTATGAGACGTTCTTTCTTTTGGGGTGGGGATCTTGAGGGCTCTAAAATTTT TATTTATGGAATTGACGGTGGCTTGAGGTTGAGTGATGGGCTTGCTCATCGCTCGGCCTCGAGTATTTGGCAAAACATTATTTGTGCAGGAAACATCATTGAAGATTTTCGCATTCCTTTTAAAGCCTCTTTCAAGAAATCAATTGGTGATGGAAGCTCCACGTCtttttggaatgataattggtgcgGTACGGATTGCTTGAAGATTTTGTTCCCAAGGCTCTTTAAGCTCAAAACTGACATTAATGCCTACATTAGCGATCGAGTTCGAGTGACAGATAACCAGCTCAGGTCAGAGGCAGGAGGTGTTTCTGTACCTTCGGTGCCTCCTGGATTGTCGGCCTCAGCAAACACAGCTTTCGATACTCCCTCTGGTACACTCACTGTTCCGGTAACAGCAAGCTTTTCGGCCAATTCTCTCCCACCAGGTCCTTCTGATCGAGCCAAGAATCTGCCAGGCCTTGCATATAATGGTTCAATTCGTTTTAATTGGGTTTGGTTGCGAGTACCTTCTGGTAGAACTTCGAATGAATTGCAGGAACTAGAAAATCTGTTGCGGTCTATCTCCTTTGGTTTTAATTCTCAAGAAACATGGAAGTGGTCTCTTGCAAACAATGGTGAATTCACGATTAAAAAGTTATCATACCTACTCAATGCACGTATCCTTGGTACTTCCTGTTCTCCCTCACACAAAACGTTTAGAAATAATCTTGTACCTAAAAAAGTGGGAATTTTTGTGTGGAGGGCATTGAGGATGCGAATTCCGGTTAGGTTGGAACTCGATAAGCGGGGCGTTGATCTTCATAGTGTTCGTTTCCCCGTTTGTGACGACAACCTCGAATCGGTTGATCATGCTCTAGTGTCCTATAGTCATGCATCGGATGTATGGAATCGGGTATATAAGTGGTGGAATCTTGGTACTTACTCTTTATCTTGTGTTTCCGACTCTTTACAAGGTAGAACTTCTCATTCGGTATCCTCTTTTGGCAAAAAAATTTGGCAAGTCTTCGAGTGGATATGTGTATATTATATTTGGAAGAATCGAAATTTGGAAGTTTTTCGCAAGAACGCATCTATTGTACCGGTGTTAGATAACGAAATTCAAGTGAAGTCTTTTGAATGGATCTCATGTAGGCTTAAAGGAAATATGATCGAGTGGCTTAGTTGGTTGTCCAATCCTTCTTTGTATTTATCTTTGTAG